Proteins from a single region of Heterodontus francisci isolate sHetFra1 chromosome 29, sHetFra1.hap1, whole genome shotgun sequence:
- the LOC137345886 gene encoding probable G-protein coupled receptor 139, whose product MGYPAIYQIDLIYYPLLAAVGIPVNLVAIVILSRGKCGLSKCITRYLVAMAAADLTVVIVHVILQRINIMYFPISFLFLTPVCTVNFVAYIVAVDCSVWFTVAFTFDRFVAICCQKLQSKYCTEKAATVAIITVSVVSCLRTIPFYYINEPAFIIDDVPWYCAATADYLTSPLWKAFEWIDSSITPLLPIILILLFNALTVRHIIAANRVRRGLRRNSEHHNDPEMKNRRKSMILLFTISANFILLWMTYVVHSMKVPNF is encoded by the exons ATGGGATACCCTGCAATTTACCAGATTGACCTAATTTACTACCCTCTTCTTGCAGCCGtcggtattcctg TTAACTTGgtcgcgattgtgatcctgtcccgagggaagtgcggtctctccaaatgcatcactcgctacctggtggccatggcagcggcggatctgacAGTGGTTATCGTCCATGTGATATTACAAcggattaatatcatgtatttTCCAATTAGTTTCCTGTTTCTGACTCCGGTGTGTACTGTAAACTTTGTTGCATACATTGTAGctgtagactgttctgtctggtttactgtcgcctttacttttgatcgctttgtagctatttgctgtcagaagctacaatcaaaatattgcactgagaaagcaGCGACAGTGGCTATCATCACCGTGTCTGTGGTGAGCTGTCTGAGGACCATCCCCTTTTACTACATAAATGAACCTGCCTTTATAATTGACGACGTGCCATGGTACTGTGCTGCCACAGCTGATTATCTCACTTCTCCCTTGTGGAAGGCGTTTGAGTGGATCGACAGCAGCATAACCCCTCTACTacctatcattttaattctgcTGTTCAATGCTCTGACCGTCAGGCATATTATAGCAGCAAATAGAGTTCGAAGAGGTCTCCGGAGAAATAGTGAGCATCACAATGATCCAGAGatgaagaatcggaggaaatccatgattttgcttttcactatttcagccaatttcatactgttgtggatgacaTATGTTGTGCATTCG atgaaagttccaaacttctaa